In the Anastrepha obliqua isolate idAnaObli1 chromosome 1, idAnaObli1_1.0, whole genome shotgun sequence genome, one interval contains:
- the LOC129235835 gene encoding transcription factor cwo: MESYWSEANGHAPHSVKYESEAAVSSFPYCTESSLNFSTSATAYSEDDAEYATGRRNKTSRQDPLSHRIIEKRRRDRMNSCLADLSRLIPPQYQRKGRGRIEKTEIIEMAIRHLKHLQSECIQKENEYRMGYTDCMKEAAKFLYESHMEEFCYRLVARLQEHCVELMKNDCYKSRNCHIPDNVSASSGSPHQAYHTAPPLCQLRDMLGNSDIEQSNDHNDVKDLSFRNHLNQLQRNAAVAAAAAAVANSTNNSAAHEHNSSGSQNNAASNSTTSSTNATLNNATSTATALPNGGGVVVSGAPAGNSPQRPHQAPVITSTGPATLNHHNESSNHDFESSSREPLLHTDTSNMHSPPPRDSLLNHHAHLNLHQHTTDSLQSARMRNFSESSHDIEHNNNYKYKNHIKERFNHELHDEETSSEHCPAPPLLQSEHSHTHSLSEHSKDGTEPEIAPIMAKKRKLAEAVGGVNSNSALEDCDTRPLPSVRTPTTTTTSMLGARDEKPFSFADIKTELSAPAGLLGAKTLLSTPSSTTHVPPNMHAARSFAVPIFALHGQGTYYVPLNVDYNVLVPFLNGADLLEKNYTSMPVVHPININVNFMPTTSSSTFLAAAAAAAAVAAGKQQLPPVNGTVSSTAAATATAVTKAKLESISNGW; encoded by the exons CAAGATCCATTGTCACATCGCATTATTGAGAAGCGTAGACGCGATCGCATGAACTCCTGTCTGGCCGACCTCTCACGCCTCATTCCGCCGCAGTACCAACGTAAAGGGCGTGGCCGCATTGAGAAAACCGAGATCATCGAAATGGCCATTAGGCACTTGAAGCATTTGCAGAGCGAGTGCATTCAGAAGGAAAACGAGTACCGCATGGGCTATACGGATTGCATGAAGGAGGCAGCCAAGTTTCTCTACGAGAGCCACATGGAGGAGTTTTGTTATCGATTGGTGGCGCGCTTGCAAGAGCATTGCGTGGAACTGATGAAAA ATGACTGCTACAAGTCGAGAAACTGTCATATACCCGACAATGTGAGCGCGTCGAGCGGTAGTCCGCATCAAGCGTATCATACGGCGCCGCCGTTGTGTCAGTTGCGAGACATGCTGGGCAACTCGGACATCGAGCAGAGCAACGATCATAACGATGTAAAGGATTTGAGTTTCCGCAACCACTTGAATCAGTTGCAACGTAATGCCGCTGTCGCGGCGGCTGCTGCCGCGGTTGCCAACAGCACTAATAATAGTGCTGCGCACGAGCACAATAGCAGCGGCAGCCAAAATAATGCGGCCAGCAATTCCACCACTTCATCGACGAACGCAACTTTGAATAATGCCACCAGCACGGCGACGGCATTACCCAATGGCGGTGGTGTGGTGGTGAGTGGTGCACCAGCGGGTAATTCGCCGCAACGCCCACACCAGGCGCCAGTTATAACGTCCACGGGCCCGGCAACATTGAATCATCACAACGAATCGAGTAATCATGATTTTGAGTCATCGTCGCGTGAACCGCTCTTGCACACCGACACTTCCAACATGCATTCGCCGCCGCCGCGCGACTCCCTGCTAAATCATCACGCTCACCTGAACCTCCATCAGCACACCACCGATAGCTTGCAGTCAGCGCGCATGCGCAATTTCTCCGAGTCATCGCACGATATTGAGCACAACAATAACTACAAGTACAAAAATCACATAAAGGAGCGCTTCAATCACGAGCTACATGACGAAGAAACCTCCAGCGAACACTGTCCGGCGCCGCCGTTACTACAAAGCGAACACTCGCATACGCACTCGTTGTCCGAACACTCGAAGGATGGCACCGAGCCTGAAATTGCGCCCATCATGGCGAAGAAGCGTAAGTTGGCCGAAGCGGTAGGTGGCGTCAATAGCAATAGCGCTTTGGAAGACTGTGATACACGTCCATTGCCATCTGTGCGCACGCCAactaccaccaccaccagcaTGCTGGGCGCACGCGATGAGAAGCCCTTCAGTTTTGCCGACATCAAGACCGAATTGAGTGCTCCCGCCGGCTTACTAGGCGCCAAAACACTTTTGAGCACACCCAGTAGCACAACGCACGTGCCGCCAAATATGCACGCGGCACGCTCTTTTGCCGTACCCATCTTTGCGCTGCACGGTCAGGGTACCTACTACGTACCGCTCAACGTTGACTATAATGTTCTGGTGCCATTCCTCAATGGTGCCGATTTGCTCGAAAAGAACTATACATCGATGCCGGTGGTGCATCCGATAAACATCAACGTCAACTTTATGCCTACCACATCGTCTTCAACTTTTCTTGCCGCCGCTGCGGCAGcggctgctgtagctgcaggcAAACAACAACTGCCCCCCGTCAACGGTACAGTATCTTCGACGGCGGCAGCCACTGCTACAGCTGTGACCAAGGCCAAATTGGAGAGCATCAGTAATGGGTGGTAA
- the LOC129236870 gene encoding piggyBac transposable element-derived protein 3-like — translation MESGTDFSDESDDIYSPELDKTIGNDDSSSDSEKTGLSDENGGIYDQPARGEEASGTVIWSTPNESFVSRKSVSNHRECKIAIMSKLYFAPVDKPADAGKTYYIDDFMNCLKTTFKACRDDSSFQSIDEQMTKFKGRSSLKQYMPLKPVKRGIKMWLRCDSLTGYTYDMSIYCGKEGSVLEGTLGERVVNDLAATISNPDATLCFDRFFTTVNLINNIQYPALGTCMSNRKSVPKIPEKLQRGEAIFKVNSAGTIAVKWQDVKEVMLLSNCHTSEMSTVRRKMKDGTEAEFPCPDIVKTYRAIMGGVDLADQKSGLYDINRKSNKWWKKVFYRGMMINDKCGGGIIYP, via the exons ATGGAATCAGGAACTGATtttagtgacgaaagtgatgatATTTATAGTCCTGAGTTAGATAAAACCATTGGCAATGACGATTCTTCCAGCGATTCAGAGAAGACCGGATTGAGTGACGAGAATGGTGGCATATACGATCAACCTGCACGAGGTGAGGAAGCCTCAGGCACGGTTATTTGGAGCACACCGAATGAGTCGTTTGTTTCCAGAAAATCGGTTAGTAACCATCGCGAATgcaaaattgca ATAATGTCTAAGCTATATTTTGCTCCAGTTGACAAGCCTGCAGATGCAGGAAAAACCTATTACATTGACGATTTCATGAATTGCTTGAAAACAACTTTCAAAGCCTGCCGGGATGATAGTAGCTTCCAAAGTATCGATGAACAAATGACTAAATTCAAAGGGCGTTCATCACTCAAGCAATATATGCCACTCAAGCCAGTGAAACGGGGCATCAAAATGTGGCTTCGCTGCGATTCTTTGACTGGATACACCTATGACATGAGTATCTATTGTGGAAAAGAAGGATCTGTCCTTGAAGGGACACTCGGCGAACGAGTTGTGAATGATCTTGCAGCAACGATTTCTAACCCTGACGCGACACTTTGCTTTGATCGTTTTTTCACCACTGTTAATCTTATTAACAACATACAATATCCAGCTTTGGGAACATGCATGTCCAACCGGAAGAGTGTTccgaaaataccagaaaaattGCAGCGAGGCGAAGctattttcaaagttaattcGGCGG GTACCATAGCGGTAAAGTGGCAGGACGTCAAAGAGGTAATGCTGCTCAGTAACTGCCACACATCTGAAATGAGCACTGTTAGACGCAAAATGAAAGATGGAACTGAGGCAGAGTTTCCATgccctgacatcgtaaagacgtACCGCGCAATAATGGGCGGTGTGGACTTGGCAGATCAAAAGTCGGGATTGTATGAtataaacagaaaatcaaataaatggtggaaaaaagtattttatcgtGGCATGATGATCAATGACAAATGTGGGGGGGGgatcatttacccatag